One segment of Platichthys flesus chromosome 15, fPlaFle2.1, whole genome shotgun sequence DNA contains the following:
- the hnrnpl gene encoding heterogeneous nuclear ribonucleoprotein L isoform X1, translated as MAAAAGRYYGEGGRATKRQKTEDGGMATESYEDPHKPLPSPVVHIRGLVDAIMEADLVEALQEFGAISYVVMMPKKRQALVEYEDMNGSCNAVNYAAENQVYIAGHPAFINYSTSQKISRPGDADDTRSVNNVLLLTIINPIYPITTDVLYTICNNCGPVQRIVIFRKNGVQAMVEFDSVQSAQRAKASLNGADIYSGCCTLKIEYAKPARLNVFKNDQDTWDYTNPTLSGQDADGEGNWNNSQDPNGNPNKRQRQPALLGDHPPDYGGPQGGYHGYNDDSYGPPPSHRMGQGMGGRGRGSQRYGPGYGPPPPEYGPHADSPVLMVYGLEPSKINADKVFNIFCLYGNIERVKFMKSKPGAAMVEMGDCYSVDRAITHLNNNFLFGQKLSVCVSKQQAIVPGQCYQLEDNTSSFKDFHGSRNNRFTSPEQAAKNRIQHPSNVLHFFNAQPDISEEIFNQVCDELGIKEPISVKLFSGKGPQAGSSTDEDHNTERMPHRERSSSGLLEWESINDAMEGLSLMNHYQMKNPSGPYPYTLKLCFSTTHHAN; from the exons atggctgctgctgcgggcCGATACTACGGAGAAGGTGGCAGAGCGAcgaaaagacagaaaactgaGGACGGAGGGATGGCGACG GAGAGCTACGAGGACCCTCACAAACCGCTGCCCTCCCCGGTGGTGCACATCAGGGGGCTGGTGGACGCGATCATGGAGGCCGACCTGGTGGAGGCCCTGCAGGAGTTTGGTGCCATCAG ttatgTGGTTATGATGCCCAAGAAGCGCCAGGCCCTGGTGGAGTATGAAGACATGAATGGCTCCTGCAATGCTGTTAACTATGCCGCAGAGAATCAGGTTTACATAGCAGGCCACCCTGCCTTCATCAACTACTCCACCAGTCAAAAGATCTCCCGGCCAGGAGACGCAGATGACACACGGAGCGTCAacaatgtgctgctgctcaccATCATCAACCCCATCTATCCTATTACCACG GATGTGCTCTACACCATTTGTAACAACTGCGGTCCTGTACAGAGGATTGTCATCTTCAGGAAGAATGGTGTTCAAGCCATGGTTGAAT TTGATTCGGTCCAAAGTGCCCAGAGGGCTAAAGCCTCTCTGAATGGGGCAGACATCTATTCTGGCTGTTGTACTCTGAAGATTGAATATGCCAAG CCAGCACGCCTTAATGTCTTCAAAAACGACCAAGACACGTGGGACTACACTAACCCCACCCTGAGTGGCCAAG ATGCTGATGGTGAAGGCAATTGGAACAATTcacaag ATCCCAATGGCAATCCAAACAAACGGCAGAGGCAGCCTGCCCTTCTAGGAGACCACCCACCTGATTATG GTGGTCCTCAAGGAGGTTATCATGGCTACAATGACGACAGCTACGGCCCCCCTCCTTCCCACCGCATGGGGCAAGGGATGGGTGGACGTGGTCGGGGTAGCCAGCGCTATGGCCCTGGATATGGACCACCGCCCCCTGAGTATGGTCCTCATGCTGACTCCCCGGTCCTTATGGTGTATGGCCTTGAGCCCTCCAAGATCAATGCTGACAAGGTCTTCAACATCTTCTGTCTCTATGGCAACATAGAGAGG GTTAAGTTCATGAAGAGTAAGCCCGGAGCAGCAATGGTGGAGATGGGAGACTGCTACTCTGTGGACAGAGCAATCACTCACCTCAACAATAACTTCCTTTTCGGACAGAAACTCAGCGTTTG TGTGTCCAAGCAGCAGGCTATCGTGCCAGGTCAGTGTTACCAGCTAGAAGACAATACCAGCAGCTTCAAAGATTTCCATGGCTCCCGCAACAACCGCTTCACCTCCCCAGAGCAGGCAGCCAAAAACCGAATCCAGCACCCCAGCAATGTCCTGCACTTCTTTAACGCACAACCTGACATATCTGAAGAGATCTTCAACCAG GTGTGTGATGAACTGGGTATTAAGGAACCCATAAGTGTGAAGCTTTTCTCTGGAAAAG GTCCTCAGGCAGGCAGTTCCACAGATGAGGACCATAATACTGAAAGGATGCCTCACC GTGAGCGAAGTTCATCCGGCCTGCTGGAGTGGGAATCCATCAATGACGCTATGGAAGGCCTTTCTCTGATGAACCATTACCAGATGAAAAACCCTA GTGGGCCTTACCCTTACACACTGAAGCTGTGTTTCTCAACTACACACCATGCCAACTGA
- the micu2 gene encoding calcium uptake protein 2, mitochondrial isoform X2, whose translation MASWGRVSAVLRNVLRGPRTLGSSAVRRAVTPVVVSSVVAGGLLCYYQHHANNRANIRTLPFTVHADEEKEAAAPPLSARKVRFNKFASVVCEQEPYMTPRDFLFSVMLENVDRKLQKMKLTTQEVNKMLVTASKACAGNDLFRTLGDNGLISYTEYLFLLTILTKPRTGFHIAFKMLDVDGNEQVDRKEFLKLKKIIGKSKLRVPKDTEKPAEEGEGVKTTLQAYFFGKEGENKLQYKDFLKFMEDLQAEVQEMEFLQFSRGMDTMRREDFAEWLLHYTNVEHNNIYWENMRKRIPAGQSITFDEFRAFCLFTNNLEDFSFSMKMVSGTNRPVGMAQFKRAVRIATGHDLSVNVLDTVFKLFDMDGDNCLSHKEFIGVMKDRVLRGLKPDGFSGYWKCVKKETLKAAKEALGDTGCPF comes from the exons ATGGCCAGCTGGGGGAGGGTCTCTGCGGTGCTGAGGAACGTGTTGAGGGGCCCCCGTACTCTGGGGAGCTCCGCTGTCCGCCGGGCAGTGActcctgttgttgtgagctCTGTTGTAGCGGGAGGACTCCTTTGTTATTATCAGCACCATGCTAACAACAGAGCTAATATCCGGACTCTGCCCTTCACTGTTCACGCTGATGAAGAGAAG gaagctgctgctcctcctctctccgccAGGAAGGTCCGCTTCAACAAGTTTGCCTCAGTGGTCTGCGAGCAGGAGCCCTACATGACCCCCAGAGACTTCCTGTTCTCGGTCATGCTGGAGAATGTGGACC GGAAGCTCCAGAAAATGAAACTTACAACACAG GAAGTTAATAAGATGTTGGTCACTGCGTCTAAAGCGTGTGCTGGTAACGATCTGTTCAGAACCTTGGGAGACAATG GCCTGATATCTTACACAGAGTACCTGTTCCTGCTCACCATACTCACCA AGCCGCGCACAGGATTTCACATAGCTTTCAAAATGCTTGATGTGGACGGCAATGAGCAAGTGGACAGAAAGGAATTTCTCAAG CTCAAGaaaattattgggaaaagtaaaTTGAGAGTTCCTAAGGACACTGAG AAACCAGCAGAGGAAGGTGAAGGTGTGAAGACGACACTACAGGCCTACTTCTTTGGGAAGGAAGGAGAAAACAAGTTGCAATACAAGGACTTCCTCAA GTTCATGGAGGACCTGCAGGCGGAAGTCCAGGAGATGGAGTTCCTGCAGTTCTCCAGAGGTATGGACACCATGCGAAGAGAGGACTTTGCAGAGTGGCTGCTTCACTACACCAACGTAGAACACAATAACATCTATTGGGAAAACATGAGGAAGAGGATCCCAGCAGGACAG AGCATCACATTTGATGAGTTCAGAGCCTTCTGCCTGTTCACCAACAATCTGGAGGACTTTTCCTTTTCAATGAAAATGGTCTCTGGAACCAACCGTCCTGTTGGAATGG CCCAGTTTAAGCGAGCTGTGAGGATCGCCACGGGACATGATCTGTCTGTGAATGTTCTGGACACCGTGTTTAAACTCTTTGATATGGACGGAGACAACTGTCTGAGCCATAAGGAATTCATTGGTGTGATGAAGGACCGAGTACTGCGAGGGCTGAAG CCTGACGGCTTCTCTGGCTACTGGAAGTGTGTGAAGAAGGAGACACTGAAGGCAGCCAAAGAGGCCCTGGGAGACACCGGCTGCCCCTTCTGA
- the micu2 gene encoding calcium uptake protein 2, mitochondrial isoform X1 — translation MASWGRVSAVLRNVLRGPRTLGSSAVRRAVTPVVVSSVVAGGLLCYYQHHANNRANIRTLPFTVHADEEKEAAAPPLSARKVRFNKFASVVCEQEPYMTPRDFLFSVMLENVDRKLQKMKLTTQEVNKMLVTASKACAGNDLFRTLGDNGLISYTEYLFLLTILTKPRTGFHIAFKMLDVDGNEQVDRKEFLKLKKIIGKSKLRVPKDTEKPAEEGEGVKTTLQAYFFGKEGENKLQYKDFLKFMEDLQAEVQEMEFLQFSRGMDTMRREDFAEWLLHYTNVEHNNIYWENMRKRIPAGQSITFDEFRAFCLFTNNLEDFSFSMKMVSGTNRPVGMAQFKRAVRIATGHDLSVNVLDTVFKLFDMDGDNCLSHKEFIGVMKDRVLRGLKVQPDGFSGYWKCVKKETLKAAKEALGDTGCPF, via the exons ATGGCCAGCTGGGGGAGGGTCTCTGCGGTGCTGAGGAACGTGTTGAGGGGCCCCCGTACTCTGGGGAGCTCCGCTGTCCGCCGGGCAGTGActcctgttgttgtgagctCTGTTGTAGCGGGAGGACTCCTTTGTTATTATCAGCACCATGCTAACAACAGAGCTAATATCCGGACTCTGCCCTTCACTGTTCACGCTGATGAAGAGAAG gaagctgctgctcctcctctctccgccAGGAAGGTCCGCTTCAACAAGTTTGCCTCAGTGGTCTGCGAGCAGGAGCCCTACATGACCCCCAGAGACTTCCTGTTCTCGGTCATGCTGGAGAATGTGGACC GGAAGCTCCAGAAAATGAAACTTACAACACAG GAAGTTAATAAGATGTTGGTCACTGCGTCTAAAGCGTGTGCTGGTAACGATCTGTTCAGAACCTTGGGAGACAATG GCCTGATATCTTACACAGAGTACCTGTTCCTGCTCACCATACTCACCA AGCCGCGCACAGGATTTCACATAGCTTTCAAAATGCTTGATGTGGACGGCAATGAGCAAGTGGACAGAAAGGAATTTCTCAAG CTCAAGaaaattattgggaaaagtaaaTTGAGAGTTCCTAAGGACACTGAG AAACCAGCAGAGGAAGGTGAAGGTGTGAAGACGACACTACAGGCCTACTTCTTTGGGAAGGAAGGAGAAAACAAGTTGCAATACAAGGACTTCCTCAA GTTCATGGAGGACCTGCAGGCGGAAGTCCAGGAGATGGAGTTCCTGCAGTTCTCCAGAGGTATGGACACCATGCGAAGAGAGGACTTTGCAGAGTGGCTGCTTCACTACACCAACGTAGAACACAATAACATCTATTGGGAAAACATGAGGAAGAGGATCCCAGCAGGACAG AGCATCACATTTGATGAGTTCAGAGCCTTCTGCCTGTTCACCAACAATCTGGAGGACTTTTCCTTTTCAATGAAAATGGTCTCTGGAACCAACCGTCCTGTTGGAATGG CCCAGTTTAAGCGAGCTGTGAGGATCGCCACGGGACATGATCTGTCTGTGAATGTTCTGGACACCGTGTTTAAACTCTTTGATATGGACGGAGACAACTGTCTGAGCCATAAGGAATTCATTGGTGTGATGAAGGACCGAGTACTGCGAGGGCTGAAG GTGCAGCCTGACGGCTTCTCTGGCTACTGGAAGTGTGTGAAGAAGGAGACACTGAAGGCAGCCAAAGAGGCCCTGGGAGACACCGGCTGCCCCTTCTGA
- the hnrnpl gene encoding heterogeneous nuclear ribonucleoprotein L isoform X2: MAAAAGRYYGEGGRATKRQKTEDGGMATESYEDPHKPLPSPVVHIRGLVDAIMEADLVEALQEFGAISYVVMMPKKRQALVEYEDMNGSCNAVNYAAENQVYIAGHPAFINYSTSQKISRPGDADDTRSVNNVLLLTIINPIYPITTDVLYTICNNCGPVQRIVIFRKNGVQAMVEFDSVQSAQRAKASLNGADIYSGCCTLKIEYAKPARLNVFKNDQDTWDYTNPTLSGQDADGEGNWNNSQDPNGNPNKRQRQPALLGDHPPDYGGPQGGYHGYNDDSYGPPPSHRMGQGMGGRGRGSQRYGPGYGPPPPEYGPHADSPVLMVYGLEPSKINADKVFNIFCLYGNIERVKFMKSKPGAAMVEMGDCYSVDRAITHLNNNFLFGQKLSVCVSKQQAIVPGQCYQLEDNTSSFKDFHGSRNNRFTSPEQAAKNRIQHPSNVLHFFNAQPDISEEIFNQVCDELGIKEPISVKLFSGKGERSSSGLLEWESINDAMEGLSLMNHYQMKNPSGPYPYTLKLCFSTTHHAN, from the exons atggctgctgctgcgggcCGATACTACGGAGAAGGTGGCAGAGCGAcgaaaagacagaaaactgaGGACGGAGGGATGGCGACG GAGAGCTACGAGGACCCTCACAAACCGCTGCCCTCCCCGGTGGTGCACATCAGGGGGCTGGTGGACGCGATCATGGAGGCCGACCTGGTGGAGGCCCTGCAGGAGTTTGGTGCCATCAG ttatgTGGTTATGATGCCCAAGAAGCGCCAGGCCCTGGTGGAGTATGAAGACATGAATGGCTCCTGCAATGCTGTTAACTATGCCGCAGAGAATCAGGTTTACATAGCAGGCCACCCTGCCTTCATCAACTACTCCACCAGTCAAAAGATCTCCCGGCCAGGAGACGCAGATGACACACGGAGCGTCAacaatgtgctgctgctcaccATCATCAACCCCATCTATCCTATTACCACG GATGTGCTCTACACCATTTGTAACAACTGCGGTCCTGTACAGAGGATTGTCATCTTCAGGAAGAATGGTGTTCAAGCCATGGTTGAAT TTGATTCGGTCCAAAGTGCCCAGAGGGCTAAAGCCTCTCTGAATGGGGCAGACATCTATTCTGGCTGTTGTACTCTGAAGATTGAATATGCCAAG CCAGCACGCCTTAATGTCTTCAAAAACGACCAAGACACGTGGGACTACACTAACCCCACCCTGAGTGGCCAAG ATGCTGATGGTGAAGGCAATTGGAACAATTcacaag ATCCCAATGGCAATCCAAACAAACGGCAGAGGCAGCCTGCCCTTCTAGGAGACCACCCACCTGATTATG GTGGTCCTCAAGGAGGTTATCATGGCTACAATGACGACAGCTACGGCCCCCCTCCTTCCCACCGCATGGGGCAAGGGATGGGTGGACGTGGTCGGGGTAGCCAGCGCTATGGCCCTGGATATGGACCACCGCCCCCTGAGTATGGTCCTCATGCTGACTCCCCGGTCCTTATGGTGTATGGCCTTGAGCCCTCCAAGATCAATGCTGACAAGGTCTTCAACATCTTCTGTCTCTATGGCAACATAGAGAGG GTTAAGTTCATGAAGAGTAAGCCCGGAGCAGCAATGGTGGAGATGGGAGACTGCTACTCTGTGGACAGAGCAATCACTCACCTCAACAATAACTTCCTTTTCGGACAGAAACTCAGCGTTTG TGTGTCCAAGCAGCAGGCTATCGTGCCAGGTCAGTGTTACCAGCTAGAAGACAATACCAGCAGCTTCAAAGATTTCCATGGCTCCCGCAACAACCGCTTCACCTCCCCAGAGCAGGCAGCCAAAAACCGAATCCAGCACCCCAGCAATGTCCTGCACTTCTTTAACGCACAACCTGACATATCTGAAGAGATCTTCAACCAG GTGTGTGATGAACTGGGTATTAAGGAACCCATAAGTGTGAAGCTTTTCTCTGGAAAAG GTGAGCGAAGTTCATCCGGCCTGCTGGAGTGGGAATCCATCAATGACGCTATGGAAGGCCTTTCTCTGATGAACCATTACCAGATGAAAAACCCTA GTGGGCCTTACCCTTACACACTGAAGCTGTGTTTCTCAACTACACACCATGCCAACTGA
- the LOC133969275 gene encoding interferon regulatory factor 2-binding protein 1-like, which yields MSSASQSSSRRQWCYLCDLPKMPWAMLWEFSEAVCRGCVNYDGADRIELLIETARQLKSTHGVLDGRSPGPQQSKPSSSGPVEAGRQHGERLDRGRGEYGVSSRLPNGLHRAEDVALSEGSRQSPNTRRAIAGPVPGLHGTISHALLAQGLVATPHGLLGPLSSSRGGSAPLAVSAPIMGDAGRRQAVALSVGASTSALVGIDPALWRNNEVMSELNEISRSRVEGWPNRPKAVRDVLVALSSCVPFNVRFRKDHNLMGRVLAFDASATPEFDLKVFVEYPSGSGMIFSGVPDLVRQMFRDSAKDAGKAVNSGLRYVEYEKRQGTGDWRGLAELLNDGVRMFKEPPIPEVLPQPDVVLPMAPAGRPVQAKSTARRRKASPGSENGESEGRPEHSAREPWPRGAYSGMEPLPGMAAPQEGPPRLHSQPSPISALMGVADSLSSSQMARESPSMSTAHSSSAGRPTSSSPSTASTSVSQASMGQGLNSVGPSSNPTAGESSSGAQGTLLCCTLCRERLEDTHFVQCPSVPHHKFCFPCTRGFIRSQGQGGEVYCPSGERCPLAGSTVPWAFMQGEIATILAGDGDVTVKKENDP from the coding sequence ATGTCCTCCGCCTCGCAGTCCTCCTCCAGACGGCAATGGTGCTACCTCTGCGATCTGCCCAAGATGCCCTGGGCCATGCTGTGGGAGTTCAGCGAGGCCGTGTGCCGGGGATGCGTCAACTACGACGGCGCGGACCGAATAGAGCTCCTCATCGAAACCGCCAGGCAGCTGAAGAGCACGCACGGGGTTTTAGACGGTAGGTCCCCGGGTCCTCAGCAGAGCAAACCCAGCTCGTCGGGGCCCGTGGAGGCAGGGCGGCAGCATGGAGAGCGCCTGGACAGGGGGAGGGGTGAGTATGGGGTGTCCTCTCGCCTCCCGAACGGGCTGCACAGAGCTGAAGATGTGGCCTTGTCCGAGGGCAGCCGGCAGAGTCCGAACACTCGTCGGGCCATAGCCGGGCCAGTCCCTGGTCTCCATGGCACCATATCCCACGCATTGCTAGCTCAGGGGTTAGTCGCGACCCCTCATGGGCTGTTAGGCCCTCTATCGAGCTCCAGGGGTGGGAGCGCTCCTCTTGCAGTTTCAGCACCTATCATGGGTGATGCTGGAAGACGACAGGCTGTGGCACTGAGCGTGGGGGCTAGCACCTCTGCTCTGGTGGGTATAGATCCTGCATTGTGGAGGAACAATGAAGTGATGAGTGAACTGAATGAGATTTCTCGCAGCAGGGTTGAAGGCTGGCCAAACCGCCCCAAAGCAGTCAGGGACGTGCTCGTAGCTCTCAGCAGCTGTGTCCCCTTCAATGTGCGCTTCAGGAAAGACCACAACCTGATGGGCCGTGTTCTGGCCTTCGATGCCAGCGCCACCCCGGAGTTTGACCTGAAGGTGTTTGTGGAGTATCCCTCCGGGTCAGGAATGATCTTCTCAGGAGTCCCAGACCTGGTCAGGCAGATGTTCCGCGACTCGGCCAAAGATGCAGGTAAAGCGGTGAACTCTGGGCTGCGCTACGTGGAGTATGAGAAGCGGCAGGGCACAGGAGACTGGCGCGGGTTGGCCGAGCTGCTGAATGATGGCGTGCGGATGTTTAAAGAGCCCCCAATCCCAGAGGTTCTGCCACAGCCAGATGTAGTGTTGCCGATGGCACCTGCTGGTCGCCCTGTACAGGCAAAGAGCACAGCTCGCCGCCGCAAGGCTTCTCCAGGCTCAGAGAATGGAGAGAGCGAAGGGAGGCCTGAACATAGCGCAAGAGAGCCCTGGCCCAGAGGTGCTTACTCAGGCATGGAACCGCTTCCTGGCATGGCTGCCCCTCAAGAAGGCCCACCCCGTTTACACAGCCAGCCATCACCCATCTCGGCACTCATGGGAGTTGCAGACAGTCTGAGCTCCAGTCAGATGGCCAGAGAAAGCCCCAGCATGTCAACAGCCCACTCCTCCTCAGCTGGGCGTCCCACCAGCAGCAGTCCCTCCACTGCCTCCACCTCAGTCTCCCAGGCATCCATGGGGCAGGGCTTAAATTCGGTGGGGCCCAGCAGCAACCCCACCGCCGGTGAGTCATCAAGCGGCGCTCAGGGCACCTTGCTCTGCTGCACCCTCTGCAGAGAGCGCTTGGAGGACACTCATTTTGTCCAGTGTCCCTCTGTCCCGCACCACAAGTTCTGCTTCCCCTGTACCCGGGGATTCATCCGCAGCCAAGGTCAAGGAGGTGAGGTGTACTGCCCCAGTGGGGAGCGCTGTCCCCTGGCTGGATCCACCGTGCCTTGGGCCTTCATGCAGGGAGAGATCGCGACCATCCTGGCCGGAGACGGAGATGTGACGGTAAAGAAGGAGAACGACCCTTGA